In Desulfitibacter sp. BRH_c19, one genomic interval encodes:
- a CDS encoding cobalamin biosynthesis protein CobQ yields MFQGTSSNVGKSVLCAAFCRIFYQDGYRTAPFKAQNMALNSAVTPDGGEIGRAQGAQAEAAGIKPTVDMNPILIKPKQDMHAQIIVRGKPIGDMSAKDYRNDYLPKAEGLVLESINRLKDEYEVLVIEGAGSPAEVNLKDRDIVNMKTAELADAPVLLIADIDRGGVFASLIGTLDLLEPHERDRVKGFVINKFRGDLDLLKPGLDFLEERTGKEVFGVIPYMHDHGIEEEDSVSLSEFKTKGSKDAPIQIAVIQLPRISNFTDINPFLELPDTRIRFVKKGEAIGEADVVIIPGTKNSILDLLYLKEQGYYGEILELANRGKYIVGICGGYQMLGQDLLDPEGTEADVGSLKGLGLLQCITTYGTEKNTHQVEAKIQASVGVWGDLKGQTIKGYEIHMGQVEVLSDDSCLLQIEERSGKKVQIRDGAFSLDGRVFGTHIHGFFDNLNVMLTFTNAIRKEKGLSLLYEKDLDIYQKERNYNKAAEIVRKSIDMEKIYKMMGLETGIRSENSEVRAQK; encoded by the coding sequence ATGTTCCAGGGGACATCTTCAAATGTAGGAAAAAGTGTTTTATGTGCGGCCTTCTGTAGAATTTTTTATCAGGACGGATATAGAACTGCTCCATTTAAAGCACAAAATATGGCCTTGAATTCAGCTGTTACTCCTGATGGAGGCGAGATTGGAAGGGCACAGGGAGCTCAAGCTGAAGCTGCTGGAATAAAGCCTACTGTAGATATGAATCCTATTTTAATAAAACCAAAACAAGACATGCATGCACAGATCATTGTTAGGGGAAAGCCTATAGGTGATATGTCAGCTAAGGATTATCGAAATGATTATTTGCCTAAGGCGGAAGGTCTTGTCCTAGAAAGTATAAATAGACTTAAAGATGAGTATGAGGTTTTAGTTATTGAGGGAGCTGGAAGTCCAGCAGAGGTGAATTTAAAGGACAGGGACATTGTGAATATGAAAACAGCAGAACTTGCAGATGCCCCAGTACTTCTTATTGCTGATATTGACAGGGGTGGTGTTTTTGCTTCCTTAATAGGAACCCTAGATCTTTTAGAACCTCATGAAAGGGATAGAGTTAAAGGTTTTGTGATTAATAAATTCCGAGGGGACCTTGATCTTTTAAAGCCTGGCCTTGACTTTTTAGAAGAAAGGACAGGCAAAGAGGTTTTTGGTGTGATACCTTATATGCATGACCATGGAATTGAGGAAGAGGATTCAGTATCTCTATCGGAGTTTAAAACAAAGGGTAGTAAGGATGCACCCATCCAAATTGCAGTTATTCAACTGCCGCGGATCTCAAACTTTACTGATATAAATCCATTTTTAGAATTACCGGATACCAGAATCAGATTTGTTAAAAAAGGTGAAGCAATTGGTGAAGCTGATGTCGTAATAATTCCTGGTACAAAGAACTCTATTTTGGATTTGCTTTACTTAAAAGAACAGGGATATTATGGTGAAATTCTTGAGTTGGCTAATAGAGGAAAATATATAGTTGGGATATGTGGCGGTTATCAGATGCTAGGGCAAGACCTGCTAGATCCAGAAGGTACAGAAGCAGACGTAGGTTCTCTTAAGGGCCTTGGCCTTCTTCAATGTATTACAACTTATGGAACAGAAAAGAATACTCATCAGGTTGAAGCCAAAATCCAAGCATCAGTAGGTGTTTGGGGTGATTTAAAAGGACAAACAATTAAAGGCTATGAAATTCATATGGGTCAGGTTGAAGTGCTTAGTGATGATAGCTGTCTTTTACAAATAGAGGAGCGTTCTGGTAAAAAGGTTCAAATAAGAGATGGCGCTTTTAGTTTAGACGGGAGAGTATTTGGAACTCATATACATGGATTTTTTGACAATCTAAACGTGATGCTAACTTTTACAAATGCTATTCGTAAAGAAAAAGGGTTAAGTTTACTTTATGAAAAAGATTTAGATATTTACCAAAAGGAAAGAAACTATAATAAGGCAGCTGAAATAGTAAGAAAGTCTATTGATATGGAAAAGATCTACAAGATGATGGGACTGGAAACAGGGATCAGAAGTGAGAATTCAGAAGTTCGAGCTCAGAAATAA
- a CDS encoding cobyrinic acid a,c-diamide synthase has translation MNFPRLMIAGVQSGVGKTTVTLGLLSALKRRGIRVQPFKVGPDYIDTGLHYHAAGLKSHNLDSWMGSEEVVKSIFIKNAQEAELAIIEGVMGLFDGAKGERLKGSSAHVALTLGVPVVLVVNVKGMARSCVALVKGYKEYVQGLNLKGVILNNAGSAYYKTVLTAALQEELGVKVLGCLSRNNKITMPERHLGLLPAEENSELNYAINLMADLVEQEVDIDGLLEIAKNAGPMEFKWTGQKLYKNVTIGVAKDQAFTFYYQDSLDYLQELGAKLVYFSPLKDSSIPDVDGLYIGGGFPEIFIKELSENQAMINSLHNADKRSLPIFAECGGFMYLTKKVVDFEGNSWPGVGLIPAQVKMTNRLAALGYVKATALKKSIFAEVGDEVKGHEFHYSAMSGIGEGDSAFSLVGGKGADLRRDGYAKENLMASYVHLHLRSNPKIALNFINICWEYKERRHIPCKAGECPQT, from the coding sequence ATGAATTTTCCACGTTTAATGATTGCAGGAGTCCAAAGTGGAGTTGGCAAGACAACCGTTACTCTTGGATTATTGTCTGCATTAAAAAGAAGAGGCATCAGGGTTCAACCATTTAAGGTAGGTCCTGATTACATAGATACTGGGTTACATTACCACGCAGCTGGGCTTAAAAGTCATAATTTAGATAGCTGGATGGGTTCTGAAGAAGTAGTAAAGAGTATTTTCATTAAGAATGCGCAGGAAGCTGAGTTGGCTATAATAGAAGGTGTAATGGGTTTGTTTGATGGTGCAAAGGGAGAGAGACTTAAGGGTAGTAGTGCTCATGTAGCATTGACTCTAGGGGTACCTGTAGTTCTTGTGGTTAATGTAAAGGGTATGGCCAGAAGCTGTGTGGCACTAGTGAAAGGATATAAAGAGTATGTTCAGGGTTTAAATCTTAAGGGTGTAATACTGAATAATGCAGGTAGTGCTTACTATAAAACAGTATTAACTGCAGCATTACAAGAGGAATTAGGAGTGAAAGTATTAGGGTGCTTGTCTAGAAATAACAAGATAACAATGCCAGAAAGGCACTTAGGATTGCTACCAGCTGAAGAAAATAGTGAACTAAATTATGCTATTAACTTAATGGCAGATTTAGTTGAACAAGAAGTAGATATAGATGGATTACTTGAAATAGCTAAAAATGCTGGGCCTATGGAATTTAAATGGACAGGCCAAAAGTTGTATAAAAATGTTACCATTGGAGTTGCAAAGGATCAAGCTTTTACCTTCTACTATCAGGATAGTCTGGACTATTTGCAGGAGCTTGGGGCAAAGCTTGTATATTTTAGCCCACTAAAGGATAGTTCTATTCCGGATGTAGATGGTCTTTATATTGGTGGTGGTTTTCCAGAAATCTTTATCAAGGAGCTTTCTGAAAATCAAGCAATGATTAATTCATTGCATAATGCAGACAAGAGATCTCTTCCCATCTTTGCGGAGTGTGGTGGCTTCATGTATCTCACAAAAAAGGTTGTAGACTTTGAGGGTAATAGCTGGCCAGGGGTTGGTCTTATACCAGCGCAAGTGAAAATGACAAATAGATTGGCTGCTCTTGGGTATGTGAAAGCAACAGCTCTGAAAAAGTCTATTTTTGCAGAGGTTGGAGATGAAGTAAAAGGGCATGAATTCCATTACTCAGCCATGTCGGGTATAGGTGAGGGAGATAGTGCTTTTTCATTAGTGGGAGGTAAGGGTGCTGACTTGAGAAGAGATGGTTATGCTAAGGAAAATCTTATGGCATCATATGTTCATCTGCACCTCAGATCTAACCCCAAGATAGCCTTGAACTTTATAAATATCTGTTGGGAATATAAGGAAAGAAGACACATCCCTTGTAAAGCAGGGGAATGTCCCCAAACTTAA
- the cbiF gene encoding cobalt-precorrin-4 C(11)-methyltransferase (catalyzes the formation of cobalt-precorrin-5 from cobalt-precorrin-4) — protein MIFFVGAGSGDPELITLKGYKLLQEADLVVWAGSLVNEKILDYTKEDARLVNSAHIDLEEIVETMAEAYNKGQKVVRLHTGDPSLFGAIGEQMELLEQRGIPFKTIPGVSSFLAAAASVKKEYTIPDGTQTVIITRLEGRTPVPAKENLAGLAAHGSSMAIFLSVGMIDKVVEQLLEGYSPDTPAAVVEKASWPEERVLKGTLANLAQITKDAGITKTALILVGNFLKDTGKSKLYDREFTHEYREGK, from the coding sequence GTGATTTTCTTTGTAGGGGCAGGTTCAGGAGATCCTGAGCTGATTACTCTAAAAGGCTATAAACTGCTTCAAGAAGCAGATCTTGTGGTATGGGCAGGATCTCTAGTAAATGAAAAAATCCTAGATTATACAAAAGAGGATGCAAGGTTAGTCAATAGTGCCCATATAGATTTAGAAGAGATTGTTGAAACAATGGCTGAGGCCTATAATAAAGGACAAAAAGTAGTAAGGCTGCATACTGGCGACCCAAGTCTTTTCGGAGCGATAGGGGAGCAGATGGAATTGTTGGAACAAAGGGGAATTCCTTTTAAAACAATTCCTGGGGTAAGTTCCTTTTTAGCGGCAGCGGCAAGTGTGAAGAAAGAGTATACCATTCCTGATGGAACTCAAACAGTAATTATTACTCGTTTAGAGGGTAGAACGCCAGTACCAGCCAAAGAAAACCTTGCTGGTTTAGCAGCCCATGGTTCATCAATGGCAATTTTCCTTTCAGTAGGAATGATAGATAAGGTTGTTGAGCAGTTGTTAGAAGGTTATTCACCAGACACACCTGCTGCAGTAGTTGAAAAAGCATCCTGGCCAGAGGAGCGGGTTTTAAAGGGCACCCTTGCAAACCTAGCTCAAATCACAAAAGATGCAGGTATTACTAAAACTGCACTTATTCTGGTAGGTAACTTCTTAAAGGATACAGGGAAATCCAAATTATATGATAGGGAATTTACCCATGAATACCGGGAAGGAAAGTAA
- a CDS encoding cobalt-precorrin-6A synthase has translation MTNNNKAKKLRSGYTTGTCAAAATKAALEILLEYEKQNSLIQLPESSPLKEVSVDLPKGGSITVPIKSVVVDGNLIIAEVIKDAGDDPDITHGASIYASVEVLNTNHEIVILGGKGVGRVTKPGLSVPVGEAAINPVPMKMIVSEIKKILPPQKGLKVTISVPEGEKLAKKTLNPRLGIVGGISILGTSGIVRPMSEEAYVDSLIPQIDQAVALGHNFIVLTPGGMGEKKAMELGMPKDAVVQTSNFIGAMLEESAKRNIKGILLFGHVGKIIKIAGGIFHTHSKIADGRREILAAHSAMVGASPTIIQEIMELNTMDASVELMKKYGLRNVYNTIAKWASKRSIEMLGEEIRIGTVMYSLDGEIIGYDEEALKLGRELGWQV, from the coding sequence GTGACCAATAACAATAAAGCTAAAAAACTCCGTTCCGGATACACTACAGGAACTTGTGCTGCAGCTGCAACTAAGGCAGCTCTAGAAATCTTACTAGAATATGAAAAACAAAACTCTCTCATCCAGCTTCCTGAGTCCAGCCCTTTAAAAGAAGTTTCAGTTGATTTGCCAAAGGGTGGCAGTATAACAGTTCCTATAAAGAGTGTAGTTGTTGACGGTAATCTGATAATAGCTGAGGTTATAAAGGACGCTGGGGATGATCCTGATATAACCCATGGAGCAAGTATTTATGCTTCTGTAGAGGTTCTAAATACAAATCATGAGATAGTTATCCTAGGAGGTAAAGGCGTTGGTAGGGTGACAAAGCCAGGACTTTCAGTACCCGTTGGTGAAGCAGCTATTAACCCTGTGCCAATGAAGATGATAGTTTCCGAAATTAAAAAAATCCTTCCCCCGCAAAAAGGGTTGAAGGTTACCATATCTGTTCCAGAGGGAGAAAAACTAGCCAAAAAGACACTAAACCCCAGGCTTGGCATTGTTGGAGGAATATCCATCCTTGGAACTTCTGGAATTGTAAGGCCAATGTCTGAGGAAGCATACGTAGATTCTTTGATACCACAGATTGACCAAGCTGTAGCTCTTGGACATAACTTTATCGTTCTAACACCTGGAGGCATGGGTGAGAAAAAGGCTATGGAGCTAGGAATGCCAAAGGATGCAGTTGTCCAAACAAGTAATTTCATAGGTGCAATGCTTGAGGAAAGTGCTAAAAGAAATATTAAGGGGATACTCCTGTTTGGACATGTTGGAAAGATTATTAAGATAGCTGGAGGTATCTTTCATACCCATAGTAAAATAGCCGATGGTCGCAGAGAAATATTAGCTGCTCATTCTGCTATGGTGGGTGCATCACCAACTATTATTCAAGAAATAATGGAATTAAACACAATGGATGCATCAGTAGAGCTGATGAAGAAATATGGTTTGCGAAATGTTTACAATACCATTGCAAAATGGGCAAGCAAACGCTCCATAGAAATGTTAGGAGAAGAAATAAGAATTGGTACAGTAATGTATTCCCTAGATGGGGAGATAATTGGTTATGATGAAGAAGCTTTGAAACTGGGGAGGGAACTTGGTTGGCAGGTATAG
- a CDS encoding cobalamin biosynthesis protein: protein MEIIILVAILLDLIVGDPRCLPHPVIYIGKVISYGEKLIRKITITPIGLKIAGTILSISVILGTYFLFLGLIWLAFKVHLYLGIILSIFVMSQTLAINSLYKHSLAVAKPLIVGDLINARKELSMIVGRDTEDIGEQDIVRGVVETVSENTVDGITAPLFYGFIGGPPLAMAYKAVNTLDSMIGYKDERYINLGWAGARLDDLANYVPARITGLVYLLISFFTPGGFKGVWNTIKKDAPKHPSPNSGIPEAAVAGALQIQLGGLNYYRGTASHRALMGQPIKTLEMKHIHHSLYIMLAVSGLMFILGSLGSLYVR, encoded by the coding sequence ATGGAAATAATAATATTAGTTGCTATTTTACTTGATTTAATAGTAGGTGACCCGAGGTGCTTACCCCATCCTGTTATCTATATAGGAAAAGTAATATCATATGGCGAAAAATTAATACGCAAGATAACCATTACTCCCATAGGATTAAAAATAGCCGGAACTATATTATCTATATCTGTAATATTGGGCACATATTTCCTTTTCCTGGGATTGATATGGTTAGCATTTAAAGTTCACCTTTATTTAGGAATAATACTTAGTATATTTGTTATGAGTCAAACGTTAGCAATTAATAGTTTATATAAGCACTCCCTAGCTGTGGCAAAACCATTAATAGTGGGAGATTTGATAAATGCAAGAAAAGAACTCTCCATGATTGTGGGGAGGGATACGGAAGACATTGGGGAACAGGATATTGTTAGAGGTGTTGTGGAAACAGTATCAGAAAATACAGTAGATGGAATAACAGCACCATTATTCTATGGTTTTATTGGGGGACCTCCCCTGGCAATGGCCTATAAGGCTGTGAACACGCTTGATTCTATGATAGGATATAAGGATGAAAGATACATTAATCTAGGTTGGGCAGGAGCTAGACTGGATGATTTGGCCAATTATGTACCAGCAAGAATTACAGGATTAGTTTATCTGTTGATTTCCTTTTTTACCCCTGGAGGTTTTAAAGGAGTATGGAATACGATAAAGAAGGATGCACCTAAGCACCCCAGTCCTAATAGTGGAATTCCCGAAGCAGCTGTTGCTGGTGCCCTACAAATACAATTAGGAGGGCTTAACTATTATAGGGGAACAGCATCCCATAGAGCCTTAATGGGGCAACCTATCAAGACGTTAGAGATGAAGCATATTCATCATAGTTTATATATTATGCTTGCTGTATCCGGATTGATGTTTATTTTAGGGAGTTTGGGTTCTTTATATGTACGATAA
- a CDS encoding precorrin-2 C20-methyltransferase, with amino-acid sequence MALGKFYGIGVGPGDPELLTLKAKRVLGEIDVLLIPKSKKEKRSLALSIASELVNKECETVDLILPMITDQEDLKRHWKQAAEQVVEVMKEGKDTAFITLGDPTIYSTFTYLLKYVKQLSSEAEIEIIPGISSINSISAWIGQPLAEGEESLIIIPALNDKEKLEKIIDEFDNIVLLKAGNQADKVVDILEEKGILDKGFYASRCGFPDGFYTNNLKEIRNKKFDYLSTMIIKKKLGDDEK; translated from the coding sequence TTGGCATTAGGTAAGTTTTATGGAATTGGAGTTGGCCCTGGAGATCCAGAACTATTGACATTAAAGGCTAAAAGGGTCCTAGGAGAAATTGATGTGCTTTTAATTCCAAAATCAAAAAAGGAAAAAAGAAGCCTAGCTTTATCTATAGCTTCTGAACTTGTAAATAAAGAATGTGAGACTGTTGATCTAATATTACCAATGATTACAGATCAGGAGGATTTAAAAAGACATTGGAAACAGGCTGCTGAGCAGGTAGTTGAGGTAATGAAAGAGGGTAAGGATACAGCTTTTATTACCTTAGGTGATCCAACCATTTACAGTACCTTTACTTATTTATTAAAGTATGTGAAGCAACTAAGTTCAGAAGCAGAAATAGAAATCATTCCTGGAATTAGCTCGATAAATTCTATATCTGCCTGGATTGGTCAACCTCTCGCTGAAGGAGAGGAGAGTCTTATTATCATACCAGCTCTAAATGATAAAGAGAAGCTTGAAAAAATAATAGATGAATTTGATAATATTGTACTTCTAAAAGCGGGGAATCAGGCGGATAAAGTAGTTGATATATTAGAGGAGAAGGGCATACTTGACAAAGGCTTTTATGCTAGTCGTTGTGGTTTCCCAGATGGGTTTTATACAAATAATCTAAAGGAAATACGCAATAAAAAGTTTGATTACCTTTCCACCATGATAATTAAAAAGAAGCTAGGAGATGATGAAAAGTGA
- the cbiH gene encoding cobalt-precorrin-3B C(17)-methyltransferase (catalyzes the formation of cobalt-precorrin-4 from cobalt-precorrin-3B): protein MVVGLGPGDRNLMAPAALEAIRISDVVVGYKTYLDLVEDIIVDKNVVSSGMRKEIDRANVAIELAEQGKIVSVISSGDPGVYGMAGIVLELAKDRVHVEVIPGVTAATAAAAALGAPLMHDFAVISLSDLLTPWVKIMNRLEAAGLGDFSVVLYNPKSKGRQTHIETAREILLWHKDPETPVGIVRCAKRGEQSVVITTLKNMLKEEIDMLTTIIVGNTQTKVENGKMITPRGYQV, encoded by the coding sequence TTGGTGGTTGGACTTGGACCAGGAGATCGAAACCTTATGGCTCCAGCAGCCTTGGAAGCTATAAGAATATCAGATGTAGTAGTAGGCTATAAAACATATTTAGACCTTGTTGAAGATATTATAGTTGATAAGAATGTTGTCAGCTCTGGAATGCGCAAGGAAATAGATAGGGCTAATGTGGCTATAGAACTTGCAGAACAAGGTAAGATAGTTTCTGTGATTAGTAGTGGAGATCCTGGAGTTTACGGTATGGCTGGAATTGTATTAGAATTAGCTAAAGATAGGGTTCATGTGGAGGTAATTCCTGGCGTAACAGCAGCTACTGCGGCTGCAGCAGCCTTAGGAGCACCCTTAATGCATGATTTTGCTGTAATCAGTTTAAGTGATTTATTAACTCCCTGGGTGAAGATTATGAATAGATTAGAAGCTGCAGGCTTGGGAGACTTTTCAGTTGTATTATACAATCCTAAAAGTAAGGGTAGACAAACACATATTGAGACAGCAAGAGAGATATTATTATGGCATAAGGACCCTGAGACACCTGTAGGTATAGTGCGCTGTGCTAAACGTGGAGAACAAAGTGTTGTTATTACAACATTAAAGAATATGCTTAAGGAAGAAATAGATATGTTGACTACAATAATAGTGGGCAATACTCAAACTAAGGTAGAGAACGGAAAAATGATCACTCCCAGAGGTTATCAGGTATGA
- a CDS encoding cysteine desulfurase has product MRQIYLDNAATSYPKPPSVVKAINEYFSEIGVSPGRGGYRLGLDAGRKLLIARETIGNFFNCDDPSMVVFTMNITYAINLVIRGVLKEGDHVITSSLEHNSVARPLEALKQSGIIDYTIVQANEEGFVNPDHIRKSIRKNTKLIVLNHASNVFGGLQPAEEIGQIATQHGLLYLLDTAQTAGSILIDMKKLGVNFLAFTGHKGLFGPPGIGGLCIDMKETNKLEPIILGGTGSKSHLLEQPVAFPDRLESGTPNTPGIMGLTAGIEFINKIGLDKIKKHESDLLSKFLDGCSQLPEIKIYGAKDLSMQTPCVSLNINEIDGGQLSFILDQVYGIMTRSGLHCSPWAHQTMGTFPEGTVRFSFGWFNTLEEIEYTINALKEIIND; this is encoded by the coding sequence ATGCGACAGATATATCTTGATAATGCAGCAACAAGCTACCCAAAGCCACCCTCCGTAGTTAAAGCTATAAATGAATATTTTAGTGAAATTGGTGTAAGTCCTGGAAGGGGAGGCTATAGATTAGGGTTAGATGCTGGCAGGAAACTATTAATAGCGAGAGAAACTATAGGCAATTTTTTTAATTGTGACGATCCTTCAATGGTAGTTTTTACTATGAATATAACCTATGCAATAAATTTAGTTATAAGGGGTGTATTAAAAGAAGGAGATCACGTTATAACATCTAGCTTGGAACACAATTCGGTTGCACGCCCTTTAGAAGCCCTTAAGCAATCTGGAATAATTGACTACACCATAGTACAAGCAAATGAAGAAGGTTTCGTCAATCCTGATCATATAAGAAAGTCTATTAGAAAAAATACTAAGCTGATAGTTTTAAATCATGCGTCAAATGTCTTTGGTGGTCTTCAGCCTGCCGAGGAAATTGGGCAAATAGCTACCCAACATGGCCTTTTATACTTATTAGACACAGCTCAAACAGCAGGAAGTATACTTATTGATATGAAAAAACTAGGAGTAAACTTCTTAGCTTTTACAGGACATAAGGGCTTGTTTGGCCCTCCAGGTATCGGTGGCTTATGTATAGATATGAAAGAAACAAATAAACTAGAGCCCATTATTCTTGGTGGTACAGGTAGCAAATCTCACCTTCTAGAACAACCAGTAGCGTTTCCCGATAGATTAGAAAGCGGAACACCAAATACTCCAGGTATAATGGGGTTAACAGCAGGTATTGAGTTTATTAACAAGATCGGACTGGATAAAATTAAAAAGCATGAGTCAGATTTGCTTTCTAAGTTTTTAGATGGATGCAGCCAGCTGCCAGAAATAAAAATTTATGGCGCCAAGGATTTATCAATGCAAACTCCTTGCGTTTCATTAAATATAAACGAAATTGATGGTGGTCAGCTTAGCTTCATTTTAGATCAGGTCTATGGCATAATGACTCGTTCAGGTCTTCACTGTTCACCGTGGGCACATCAAACTATGGGAACATTCCCTGAAGGAACTGTCCGCTTTAGCTTTGGGTGGTTTAATACACTAGAAGAAATTGAGTACACTATTAATGCATTGAAGGAAATAATTAATGATTAA